The Chaetodon auriga isolate fChaAug3 chromosome 4, fChaAug3.hap1, whole genome shotgun sequence region AAGATCCAGATGGAGCTTGTGATCTGTACGTCTACTGTAACATCAGTGAAAGATGTGATGATGTGTGCAGTGTGGGTTTATACCAGAGAGGACATTAAGGCGCTAACTGTCGGGCCGATTCGCGTCTTGATGCTCATctgcttcagcagctctgcGCACATTGTTAGACACCTCAGAAGCGTCTCTGGGTCATTctgggagaaaaacagaaataaaacagaaaagaaacacattaagACTTTTCTGTCGCATTTCTCTGAATTCTACTGAGTAAATAACACTGAATGACATGTTAGGACGCAGCGGCGGCACTTCCTGCGTGATCGTGTACCTTCTCTGTGCGGACCTCCTTGTCGGCCGGCTGGGTACTCTCTGCGATTTCCTGGATGATGTGGTTCCTGCGGTTTTCAAGCTCTGTGATGGAGTCCTTCAGCTCTGCAGCGCGGCTGAACTCCTGGGCGGTGATGCAGTCCTCCAGGGTTTGTTTGGCCTCTAAGATACGCACCTTAACCTCTGCCAGCTGGAGGGGAGGCAGGGACATAAATGGAAGAGGAGAGAGTAGTTCCTTAGCTGAAATACACTCCAGAGGATGTTGAGATGGGCAACTGCACCTCCACTAACAACAACAGCTGAGGCTCTGTGACAGGTTACAACCCTCCAGTGGTTACTTCACCCAGTGAAACCAAGAGAGATGGGACAGAGAGCAGGTGCACAGAACGGAAGGCAGCTAAACATCTGGGCTAGGACCgacttcctctgcagctgtttggccTCCAAGATATTACAGAGTTTCAGTGCTTGTTGAAAGTTGAACACAAGATGGTTTGACTCGTCTCGTGAACCCAAATGTTGTGAGCAATCCCTCTGAGCCCATTGGTGTTCCTAGGTAACAATTGACTGTCACTGAGGTTAAATAGGGAAGAAATGTGACGACAGGATATGCACCTTCCACCCAACTACTTAAACATGCTTTTGCCTCCAAGTGCAATCAGTCTGCCAGCTGGAGGTGCAAAAGGACGGACAAACAGAAATAGACAGAGGGAACATAAATAGAGCACAGAAGACTGAGGAGTCAAAAGAAGAGCTAGTTTGTTAGTTATCTCACTTTTAGAACATGTAAAACCTTTCATATATTCAGGCATTTGGATCATTCATAAAATAGGAAACCTGAATATCCTTTTGTAGCAATCAATCTTTCCATGGCCTCGTAATAATCTTGCCAACATGTGGTGTTTTGCTCTATCCAAAAGGTCACTGAAAGGGATCTAATTGCTCTGAGCGCTCTCAGCTGGCACAGCGTTGCCCACCTGGACTTGCTGTCGACGGTTCTCGTTCTCATCCACCGGCCGACTGGCTTCCGTGATGGGCTCCCTCACGTCTGAGATGATTTCTGCCACCTGTGTAACACAAAGCCAGCTCATTTCACCATCAGTCTTAGCGGTAATGAGAGCAGCACTCAATGGGAAATCCGTTTCACTTTGCGACATCTCAAACAAAAGACCATTGTTGGCACAGGACAGTTTAATTCATGCACCCATCAGCACATTCATCCCCCAAATAATTTCTGCTTTTATGTTAAATTGATCTGCCAGTTGAATTTATGATAATTTGTGCATTTCCCCTTGTGAGTGGAATGAATGAACACTGGATTTAgagcagtgaaaatgtttgattGTGGTGTAAAAATGGAACTTACAGCCTGGATGCGTCTCTGGTCATCAGGAATGAGGGTGAGGAGTTTCTCTGTGAGAAGGGAGACCAGGGAGGAGGGAGTCTGTGGAAGAGCCAACATCTCCTGCAGGACGGCCAACATGCGCTTCctacaaaaacagcacagtcggtctgaggaaaaacacttcaacaaactGGACAATATGAAGGAGTTtgccaaacaaaccaaaccgGGCTGGACAGGACACTGAATTTGTCAAAATTACGGACACTTAAGATCTCTTACGAAACTAAACAAGCACATTCTGCAGATTTAAAACATTGTCTTAATCCTATATGTTTAAACAGAGTCGCTGCAACAATATCTAACCAGATTTTTAACCACCCAATCAGCTTACAGTCTAGATCTCTAACATGTAGTCGACTAATtgagcagcagactgacagatttattaatcagcaactattttgatgatgAATTTATTGTCCTTTTTCAAGCAAATACTCTGTTTCTCCAATATGAAGATATAATGCACTTCAGTGTCATggttaataataaaatgatttggattttggactgttggttggaccaaacgACTAAATACATACATTGGGCATATATGATATTTTATCTACCAAACgattaactgagaaaataactggCAGACTAATTGATAAACAAAATAATGGTTAGCTGCAGCCCCACACTGTTCATACTATAACTAATCAGGACAAACATCAGAAGTGAGCAACACAGTTAAgcaaacaaactgcacaaatCCCTCCCACTCCACCTACACACGCCTGTCCTTCGTCCTACCTGCCGCCCTCTTCGTTGGTGTCCAGACATCCGATGAGATGGATGAGCTGTTGGGAGATGAACTCCTTGGTCATGACCAGCTCCAGCTGGTTGAAGTCGGCCCTCTGTTCCTCTGACAGCACAGGCACCGCCTTCAGATATCTACAACAGTCGGAGTCAAGAGGTGGAGATAATAAGAGCTCTCAGAGCAGTCAGATTAGATAATGCAGCGAGACACTCGGTGACAGCAAAGACTAAATTTAGGCTGTCCTCAGGTACCAGAATCACAGCGGTAAAACTCAGCATAAACAACACCATCATATCAAATGCAATACTGCAACACTGTAGGCACCAGTGCTACTTACAAGCCCCAGACACACATATCAGCTATCAGCTGAGGGATTTATACAAACCTGAACCTTATTGAAGCAAATTAATACGTGTACTCTATGAGCAGATAAATGTTAGGCGTGCCACTCAGTTAGAGCAAATTTAATGAAGGAGCAATTCACACTACAGCATCACATAGATTAGGCAGGTGGTAAAACAGCAGAACGCTCAAACATCGATGCAACGAACGATTAATTTCATTTTAGACGTGTGAATGAGTGTGGATTGAGCAGTAACATTTCTCAGTTGGGTAAATGCTAAATTGAAGTTGAAAGAAGGATTTGTCGCATTGCATTATTCTCAATCACAATGGTCAGATCATCAAAGGTGTTACTGTGCAATAAAAGCAGTACAGATGCCCTGAGGCATCTTAACGTGATGGCAGTATCTGGCTTTGatcacataaataaaaaaaatgacagactTCCAAGAGCACTGAGCATCAGCAGAAACTGTTTCGCTTGTTTTGCGGGGATGGCTTTATATTTCTATAGATGCCACACTCAAGTGTAACAGGCCAGGTTAAGCTGAACGTAAGCATTTGATGAGTTGGTCACACAGTTACATACAGAAAGAGCTCCTCTGAGAACACCGGACCTGCCTTCAGATACCTGAGCAACAACATGGTCATCATGGAAATGGCGTTAGGTGTGTTCAGATATTCCGAGCATCACAAAGAAACTACATTAATTACTTCATATGATATTAAGTATATGATAAGAAGAGTGATTACAGCAGGAAAACCCTGTTCAAATGTTCATATGGGCAACTGAGTGTTATTTTAAGAAAGCTCTGAACCCTCCTTTAACTGCAAGAATAAATCACTCTGTCGAGCCTGTTGGTACTGATCAACTGTCTCTGCGGTTAGGGTCAAACATACAGCTGACAGCGAGAGAACTATGAATGTAATCCAATGAACTCGGCTTCATCTCTCACCCATAGAGGTAGTCGGAATAAGTGGCGGCGTCTGGCAACACTTGCTCCAGCATTTCATCACCCTCGTCTCCTTTAGCCTTCATGAACTCGCACAGAGCTCTCCAGTAAAGCACATTCTCACAGGACAGAGAGTCCACTGGGATCAGCTTCCTGttgacaacacacacaatctctGATCTCTGCAAAAATGTTACTGTGGCAcatgtgagaggcagagagagtttGAGGATTACCTGTTGTCGAGCTGCATtctgttctgcagcagctctccGGTGGGTTTGTCTTTGAAGATGGCTGTAAGTGTGTCCAGAGCTGTTTGGGCACAGTTCTCTACATCCAGCCTGTGCAGCATCTCTATGACGTTACCATCGAGCCGAAGCAGCCAGGCCGGCAGTAAATGAGAACAAACCACCTCCTTCACTGCttctacaacacacacacacatacacaaccagTCAGACATTAACTGTGCACAATGCAATTTGGAGTAGAAATACTgagttgatcaacagaaaactaatctatttttgatggatttgtcattttcaagcaaaaacggcaaaaagaagaagaaaataaaatgaataattataGATTTTAATCGCTGCTTCCAGCTAGTCCGATGTGAGaatttgttcttttctgttttatattatgGTAAAAAAATATAGGCTCTGAAAACTGCAAACTTGTTTAACTATTTCATATTCcatcaagaaaataactgacTGAGTGAAATATAACTAAAGAAAAGTTTGAATGGATTGAAGTATTAGACTGAAAAATCTGTCAGTGTAAATGTAATGTTGTggcacgtgcgcacacacacagagataaatcACCGTTACCTGAGGTGTCACGGAGACCCTGCTGCAGGAGACTCACTCTCTGTGCGATGGACAAAGCTTTAATGTGAACCTTCTCAGCCAGAACCttaaacagaagacaaagttATTTTGAAGCTGGAGGAAATCACGACGCTTAACAAGTGTTCAATCAGATCACAGCTTTATAACCTGACATCATTTGGGGCTACCTGGTAGGCTAGCTTGCGGACGTTCTCTTTGATGTCCCGGGTGCGTTTGAGTACTTTGGGGAGGGTGCGAGGGGACATTGCAATGCAGGAAAGAACAGCACGTCGCACCTCAGCATTAGCATCATTTTCCAGAATCAACATGTAGGCtgaacagtggaaagaaaaaaagcattgaaCAGTTAGATTAAAGAACCTGGTTATAAGAGTCATTTCAAAGAAATGTACTGGAAGTAGCATATTTACAATTGCACggtgtaaacaaacaaaccgtTGATGGTTGGACAGTCCGGATCACTTGGCTGCTGTAGGCGGGTCATGGCCAAAGCAGCCTGAATCCTCACATTAGGGAACTTGTCAGTGACACGGACCAGCATGGCTTGGTGGATGCGTTCAAAGAGGTCGTCGTCTATCTGGGCATTCTCTGCCATACTGCCCAGCAACTTGTTGATCAGCTGGCACACACGGAAACGCACCGCATGGCTGCTGGCTTTGTGAGACTGAGAAGAAAGGAAGGCAGTGAATGCAACAGTCCAAACAGTTTATGAGAAATGGTGGCACAAGACCAGGTATtggggagaaaacacaggaacaaGAGTGGGCATGGATCAAAGGAGGGAGGACGAGCGGGACAGAGAAAAATGAGTTGAATATCACAAGGGAGCGTAGGAGCGACAAACAGATGGAGTCCAacaggaagggagaggagacagatgggACAGGACAAAACTAGATtaagaggcagcagagacatcAATCACACGGGAGCCTCTGTACAGCAAGTGTTCACAACAAAGTCAgagaggtttttgtttttagaaaagtACAGGGGTTAAAGGATTCCTTAAAATAGCATTTGCTGCAAACGATAAATATTTACCTGCCACAAAGTTGACTACTTATAATTATCtagcacagacagaaacacacagtgtctcAAGAATTTAACTTTGCATGCATAAACGCCTGTAATAACATTTATACCTCGAGCAGGAAGTTGAAGATGAAACTCAGAAATGGATGATCATCCTCagcatcctcttcttcctcctcctccccttcctcctgccgctgctcttcctcctcttctgtcttaGGTGGGGACTGGAAACTGGTGGCAAACCTCGCCACAAACTCCATGACATTTTCAACAGCAGGTTCACGCTTGTAGACAATCATGGCGTACTTCAGGTAGTGGACAAACTCTTCATGGAACAGAGTCTTGTCCTCCATctgacagaggagaaggaggatgtCATTGATAACAGGTGTCACGTGAGGAAAAGCAGGAGAAGAGATTGTTCAGGTTTGAAATAAAGCAGTTAAGAGTGAAATATGTGAAACGGGACAGGTTTGCTTACTGTCCACGGggtcaaaacaaaccacagagaaGCAGCGTTCACTTTCTATGCACCAGATATTTGGGACAAACCTCCAGAAATGTTTAGCACTGATCCAACTTAAGGTTCTTTTAAATCAGGCTTAAACGTCTGTGTTTGCctcttcctttcatttgttATATTTGTGGCAATTCATTCAAATCTCTCTCTATGATTAGAATCAGTGACTTTATCATAATAAAGATTTGTCATACAGCCTTTACCAGTTTTAATAAAACAGGTGACAGACATGAATTCAAACTGTAAGAGTGTTGTGTctcacagtaaaaacaaacatacagtgtACTTACCTTACTGTAGCGGCTTTTCAGGCTTGCCACCAGCTTTGCTTTGTTATTGTGGCCCTTCTGAGCGCGCTGAAACGCCTCTTTAATGTCTATTTCATTGTCCGCAGTCATCTTTCCTTCACAGAAAaccagattaacagacagaatCACTCAAACCGCAGTAGAAATTTCCCTCGCAGTAACATTTCCACTAACGTATTTACTTCATGCTAACGGCAGCAGCCTGGTAGTCTCTGGTGCCTCATTAGCAAACCAAAGTCCCACCTCGATCCAACTCCCACCGTGTAGTAAACACCGAAACCCAGCTAAACTTCCCTTGAGACACTTTTTCATCATATTAAACCAGACATTGTATTATACCGAAGAAATAAAGTTGTTATAAATCTTAGAAATGTACCTTTTCCCCTGTTTTCCTCTCGTAGCACTGCCGCCTGTTTTCAAATTCAACTGTCGTGCGTCTCGCGAGAATTGAAATGTTAACTCTTGCGTCCTACGTCACGACGTACGCTGGGGGTCAGTTTGCCCTGTCCTTAGCCTTATAGGCAACTCTTACTATCAGGCTGATTAACGTACTCAGTAGTTGAGCTGAAACATAATATAATTGATTCATCAGTCAGTCGATCAACAGGAAATTAAGCAATTATTTTGATGAGGGATTTATTGGTTGTATTTTTTGGGAAAAAAGGGTAACACAATTCCTAGTAACAATTAAATAATGATAAAGATTTGCTGCactctctgttttcattgtaaacTGACCATCtttcaggtttgttttcttGGTCGCACAAAATTAGGAAAGCCATAATTTGGctatatttgtgcatttttcactattttctgacttttGACACATCAAATGATTATTcaagattaatcaataatgaaaaaaaggatTAGTTGCAGGCCTAAAAATCATACCGTATTCTTCAGTGGTTCAGATTGCTTATTTTTAGCCTTTTGATCCTGGTGTTCATTAATAAtagtaaaatatttttttaatttaaatcttAACTTTTGCTTGCTGTACACAGCTTATGTGTTATGGTTGCCTACAAGGCTTGGGTTCAGGGGGAAAAGTCCCCAATCTATatgaacacattcacacaatacTGTGTGAGACCACATATCAACATTTAgtttataacacacacacattatatataCTGGGCTtggttggattttttttaatttgtcatttaaaaacagaaagaaccAGGTAATCGTGTGGTTTAATGTTGGTTGCATGAAAGAAATCAGCAATCACTAATCTGCTAATCATGCATATCCTACATTTGAGCCTCACGGACTATTAGTGTGCGACCCCTCTGTTGGTGTTGTGATGTCCAAAGCCGTAGCTGTCACAGCAGACAGCCAACCGATGGGAAGGCCAGGGTTAACTGTCTCCACAGGCAGACAGGGCACCTTGTTTTATTGCAACAACAGCCATCTATCTCTGGAAATCAATTTAATCTAGAGGACACTCTGTCAGGCTTCTGCTTCAGACCTGCGTGCATGTGGGCGTAGGATTATCTGAAAGGCATATTatcatattaaatatttatgcTGCTGGATGCAGGGGCTAAAAGTCTCTCCATTAGTCTATACACCTACTATGTCATGAGATACAAAGATGTGAAAAAATGGCCTCTAGCGCTTCTGTAAATCCACTGGCACATTCAGTAGGTGATCTTACGACATCCAAATGCCTTTCAAAGAGATACACCGCCTGCATAAAACTGCATAAACATTCAACCATCAAACCATTCTCCATTACCGTGCACTCATTTACATAGCCCAATATTTATAGTCTGGGTGGCCCTATTAAACACAGAGACCTATGTAAGTACAAATTAAAGATGTTTAAAGTCATATCTTACAATATGTATCTTGCCCTGACCAAGGCTGGATAACAGACTGGGCAAAGCAGCCATCGTTCAGGGGCCCCAGATCCCCATGGTCCCCCAAAGGCCCAGGTTCACAATGTCCCAAATGATTTGTGATCATTTGATTAACTGGAAATTTGTTTAGGCACAAGTCCCACTAAAGAACATATACTAAGACTGGTCCTTTTGTCTAATCTTGTAGCTCGGCCTTAAGGCCTCACCATCCTTCGAGCAAACTAGGTGTGAAGATATGCTGTCAGACCACGTCTGAAGGTAAAACTGTTTGTAGCTCTTCCAAATGGCCACACTCAGAGTGCCTCTGCCTCACCAATCTCTCCCCAacatctctgtgtctttgtagtCTCGGATGTGATGAATCGTACAAATGGGCATTACAGCATACACTTTCGGACAGTCTCCCCTCGAAGgcattcatggtgttgcactCAGTCGGATATATGAAAACTGAtgtaagaatgaaaaaagaagagCTTGAGAAAAGTTCAAATCCTACTTTCATACCTCCGATAACTGGCCAACTGCTGTGACGTGGGCACAACTGTCAGATTGTTGGTTTTGAAGAGTTGCAGAATTTGTTGGATACAAGCCTCAAAACGGTGTTCATATGGTGAATAATCCTAAATAAAGTTATATTTGACTAAAGTACAACAGGCGAATTGACATAAAAAATGTGGGCCCAGGTATTATTCTAGGACCGAAGTATTGGATCTCATAGCGTTCACTGTACCCAGCAACAGATATTTTCCCCAGCAGCCAAGGGGCCTCCaccaatctcacacacacaggccacttTACTCATCATGATGAGTAATTCAGCTGGTGAAACAGTCGGTCTTCTTTGGCTCTGGAAGATCTTTGTCAGCTAagactgagaaaataacccaGAGGATGTCGCTGGGATTATTCTTTATCTCATCTTGATCTTGAAGCAGACTACCAGGAAGCATGGACGGACTTTGAAAGACATTGGCAATtagcaggcagggagggagggaggggcgTTTCTGGGGCTTGCACTGTAAACTACAACACCTGGAGGCAATTTCAATTagaaatgcatgcatgcaatgAGGGTAGTTTCAGAGCAGTGGttatttcagaaaaagaaatgtcatgagaccttttttttttttttttttttttttagctgtggcAATTCAGTCAATACTACCAGTGTTGGAGTTGTAGTCATAATACAAGCTGTACTTTTCCAGTAAAAGAAATAAGCTGTCGCCTATACATCTATCATATGTTGCTGTTTAGTTTTGAGCCGCATAATCCCATTGTGTTCATCTTACAATATCTGATTGATGGAGTAAAATCACACGACTGGACCCCAGAGACCCCCTCCGCCCCTCCACACGGTGATCGGCATTGATACAGCAGCGCCGGTAGGGGCGgggcagcactgcagcagtgcGCTTCTCGAGCCGTCTCCGGTAATGTTCCATAGGATACACACGCCCCTCTCCGCCCCTGCCGCGAGACAGGTGGTTGGACTATATACCTTCATCCTCGAGCGCTCCCtcttagaataaaaaaaaaaaaaaaaaaaatctgttgacAGCAGGGAAGGGTCGGTTGGCGCGAGCGCGTCCCCGATGGACTTCCAGCGTGTGACCTCCGCGATCACCGGGCGGATAGCGGGAGAGGGGGGCAGCAACCGGAACGCACGAGTAGAGCCCCGGCGAGCTACTACTAAATGTTTTTCAGCGAATCGCTCGAGCTGCTGTTCACGGGAGGGGGTCCACCGACAGACGACTGAGATGCGCGAGTGAAAAGTTGACACGATATTGGTGGGGAATTTTCATCTGAGAGGCGGCAGGATCATTTCTGACTATCCTCCGGTCTGGAAAGTTCCCTCGGGAGGGGGTTCATTATGGCTTCAGGCGCCGGTAAGGCTGCACAGCCCCCCGGGCCGGGCTCCGCCGTTAACGGGACTGCGGCAGAGTTCGCGAACATCGAGCAGGAGCTGTACGACTACCAGATGCACAGCAAGATGTGCAAGAAGATCGCTCAGCTCACCAAGGTAAGAGCCGCCGGTGACACGGAGAGAGGCGCGCCGCCGGACGCGCTGTCACTGAGCGTGTCAGGCTGATTGGACGATCTGATGGCTGCCTCGCTATCTGCCGTCGCTCTGGAACATAATTACATCCTGAGAGGGCGACCTGAGATCGTGTTGTGATAGATATTATAGGGGCACCATAATAGAtatcacagcaaaaaaaaaatggaaacgCTCCAACAAAATTGAGCCACATGAGATAAATAACATAAGAGAAGTattgagtaaaaataaaatactgcgGAAATAGACACCATAAACTCAGATGCGCTCAAGCAACATTATAGATGAGCAGTATGTTACTAATTGCCATTATCTCTCGGGATAGCCTAACGACTGGAAAACTTGGATCAGGCTTCGTTCGTCTTCGTGACTGACACAGTAATCAGACATCACTGAGAGCTTTAGGTGTAGGCTGCAGATCTCCAAATCTATCAGGGCAGCAATTAAGAGCGATCTAATTATCAGGTGATTTATAGATTCTCTTCGCCGTGCATCGATTTTATAGTTTAGACggttaaatgtaaaaaaaaaaaaaaaaaaaaaaggaggaggaattgCACATCTCATCGGccaaaatgtttctttgtctgACTAAGAGATAGAAAAGGAATCCAAAGGCATCGATTAACAATAATATGaaacagataaaagcagcaaaacccCACATTGAACAAGCCGCAACCAGCAAACAGAGAGTGTAATTAAAACGCCTTAATTGAGCAATTACAATGACTGCTTTGGTAGCACACGCATGCTGTCCATGCACCCTCCTCCATGTGCATGCACACTTATCAGTGTGCAGGCAGGGACgcctgacagctgcagcagcagcagcagcagcagcagcgcctgTGTATCTGCTCTGACTGTTCACACAGTAAGCGTTGCTATATGGggattctccctctctctggtgcACAATAATGCTTACAGAGGCAGGGCATGACCCATCACTTGTTGAGCTATGACAATTACTGATGACTGTGCACTTCCTATTATCCTTTATGGGTTCACCTCGGCACAGCCTGTAGGCACGTGTGCATGTCCAGGAACACATGTGTGCAAAGCAATACGTGCTGCAtttgtatgtgcgtgtgtgtgtgtgtgttgttcagagagcttcttcttcaggcacacacaaacaaagatgaCACAGATGAGGGGTCAGCActtgtgtctgtgcttgttaGGGAAATTTGCCAGCCTAGTTCTTCTCCCTCTCATGCTCCTTCCATCCCAATGAAAAAGAAGCCTGgacttgtttctctctcttgaaACTTTATGCAAGCCCTGTCAGCCTGCTTTAGCGGTTTGTTGACCACAGTAAATAAATCCGAAACCCAGAGCGCTGATGAAATATAAGAATCATCAAATCCGATATTTGCCGTAAGCATTTTCACTGAGCTTTGGGATGCTGGGCATGTGACACATGGtttatttgagtgttttggGGCAGGGTGTGGGGTGGAGAGGAAGCGGGAAATGGGTCAGCTGTGGTAACCTTATATATTTAATAACCcctgcactctgtgtgtgtggatggaggctggcacacacacacacacagacacattcacacacacacacactcagatagTCATGCACTTGTTCTCAACACACCTCCTCACGTCGGCCCTCACTCCTCCACTCACCCATCCACGCTTATGCTTGACTTACACAGCTcccacccctcccccccccccccccgtctgtGAGAGTGGTCCGTCCTGGTTGAATGGTCGCTGCTTAATATAAACCAGTAGCACatctgagtgtgtttacatggt contains the following coding sequences:
- the ncapg gene encoding condensin complex subunit 3, which codes for MTADNEIDIKEAFQRAQKGHNNKAKLVASLKSRYSKMEDKTLFHEEFVHYLKYAMIVYKREPAVENVMEFVARFATSFQSPPKTEEEEEQRQEEGEEEEEEDAEDDHPFLSFIFNFLLESHKASSHAVRFRVCQLINKLLGSMAENAQIDDDLFERIHQAMLVRVTDKFPNVRIQAALAMTRLQQPSDPDCPTINAYMLILENDANAEVRRAVLSCIAMSPRTLPKVLKRTRDIKENVRKLAYQVLAEKVHIKALSIAQRVSLLQQGLRDTSEAVKEVVCSHLLPAWLLRLDGNVIEMLHRLDVENCAQTALDTLTAIFKDKPTGELLQNRMQLDNRKLIPVDSLSCENVLYWRALCEFMKAKGDEGDEMLEQVLPDAATYSDYLYGYLKAVPVLSEEQRADFNQLELVMTKEFISQQLIHLIGCLDTNEEGGRKRMLAVLQEMLALPQTPSSLVSLLTEKLLTLIPDDQRRIQAVAEIISDVREPITEASRPVDENENRRQQVQLAEVKVRILEAKQTLEDCITAQEFSRAAELKDSITELENRRNHIIQEIAESTQPADKEVRTEKNDPETLLRCLTMCAELLKQMSIKTRIGPTVSALMSSLILPSIANAHPAVRNMAVVCLGTCTLHSTELAQTHMVLLLQIAQLDEVKIRISALRAIIDLLLLFGFQLLSEAAATQTAPPSQSPDRQEEDAAVIEEKGDVPEDSTQSILVMLSDFLDSEVSDLRTETAEGLSKLMYTGRISSAKMLSRLVLLWYNPVTEDDTRLRHCLGVFFQLYARESRAHQEVVEESFLPTVRTLMNAPATSPLAEVDINNVVELFVELTRPSVLIKPSTNTEEVCVHDYLAVRMCGEMLKDPTAPEVRLYAKTLSNLELSRDETVRKDLQTLLQQLVQVVKDRVCLRALEKMMYHLMDSKEQAELLSASALQPLDVNADETAADDPSKSAKRAKRGQRKVCTAKGGRKPSRRAESSEESDGENVPESVPLVRPSRRAKTAALEKTKLDLNTLINQEANVS